The following are encoded in a window of Sphingobacteriales bacterium genomic DNA:
- a CDS encoding DUF1573 domain-containing protein, which produces MKKILVLPFVMLVSLVFAQENNPNANAVGPKIQFEEKSHDFGEITEGTYATFVFNFTNVGDKPLLLKDVRPSCGCTASEWTREPVMPGEKGMIKAVFNSNGYGGREFFKSITVTFNANENNTEVIFFKGKVKPKPAEPETPQSPVRIDK; this is translated from the coding sequence ATGAAAAAGATTCTTGTTTTACCGTTTGTCATGTTGGTGAGCCTGGTTTTTGCACAGGAAAATAACCCCAATGCAAATGCTGTTGGCCCGAAAATTCAGTTTGAAGAAAAATCCCATGATTTTGGGGAAATTACAGAAGGGACTTATGCCACTTTTGTTTTTAATTTCACCAATGTAGGAGACAAGCCGCTGTTATTAAAGGATGTAAGACCATCGTGCGGCTGTACAGCTTCGGAATGGACGAGGGAACCGGTTATGCCAGGTGAAAAAGGAATGATTAAGGCTGTGTTTAATTCAAATGGGTATGGCGGAAGAGAGTTTTTTAAATCCATTACAGTTACTTTCAATGCAAATGAAAACAATACGGAAGTAATCTTTTTCAAGGGAAAAGTTAAACCCAAGCCAGCAGAGCCTGAAACACCCCAATCACCTGTAAGAATTGACAAATAA
- the trmB gene encoding tRNA (guanosine(46)-N7)-methyltransferase TrmB: protein MSRHKQRKFNELAGFENFYANPFSFKGVWSEKVFSNQRPITLELGCGKGEFSLQLGKQFPERNFIGIDLDGARLWRAAKNALAECLSNVAFIQMNIDKIEEAFAPGEVSEIWIPFPDPYPKPSKWKKRLISTVFLERYKKIIQNGSILHFKTDNSHLFDFGIKSIQESGYLIISQTNDLYHSPLQNEFNTIPSYFESIFMAKGESIKYVMFKFVDEK from the coding sequence ATGTCGAGGCATAAGCAACGAAAATTCAATGAATTAGCGGGATTTGAGAATTTTTACGCTAATCCTTTTTCTTTCAAAGGAGTGTGGAGCGAAAAGGTTTTTTCAAATCAAAGGCCAATAACGCTTGAGTTAGGATGTGGAAAAGGAGAGTTTAGTCTGCAACTTGGGAAACAGTTTCCTGAAAGAAACTTTATCGGTATCGACCTCGATGGAGCAAGGCTTTGGCGGGCTGCTAAAAATGCATTGGCAGAATGCCTTTCGAATGTCGCTTTTATTCAGATGAATATTGATAAAATAGAAGAAGCATTCGCCCCCGGAGAAGTCAGTGAAATCTGGATTCCTTTTCCTGATCCCTATCCCAAACCCAGTAAGTGGAAAAAAAGACTCATTTCAACAGTTTTTCTGGAACGCTATAAGAAGATCATTCAGAATGGCAGCATTTTACACTTTAAAACAGACAACAGTCATTTATTTGATTTTGGAATAAAAAGCATACAAGAGTCAGGCTATTTAATAATTTCTCAAACCAACGACCTTTACCATTCTCCCTTACAGAACGAGTTCAATACGATACCTTCTTATTTTGAAAGTATTTTTATGGCAAAAGGTGAGAGCATAAAATATGTAATGTTTAAGTTTGTGGATGAAAAATAA
- a CDS encoding DUF1573 domain-containing protein encodes MKAFFIIIAMLVTVAVNAQPAIRFDRTSYNFGNVIEGSYPKTTFTFYNTGNEILRLNDVRAGCGCTSPAWPRGDIAPGDSGKIDVVFNTNGYTNRDFAKSVSVTSNAKNEPQVTLFISGHVVPKNAAPPQYPFVLSTNHIDYSVIQQGKTASRTLVLKNNGDSTVKINRFSFNCPNCLTIQANPMTIAPKDSAVITITYNGAAHDPRNFIETIRIFTNIPDKNAGILVEKGVSVYGEVVTKEKYKEIQKAKKLAEKEQKSKK; translated from the coding sequence ATGAAGGCATTTTTTATTATTATTGCAATGTTAGTTACTGTTGCAGTAAATGCCCAGCCGGCCATCAGGTTCGACCGGACAAGTTACAATTTTGGAAATGTAATTGAAGGGTCTTATCCTAAAACCACTTTTACATTTTACAACACAGGTAATGAAATTCTTCGGCTGAATGATGTAAGGGCAGGATGCGGCTGCACTTCCCCCGCATGGCCAAGAGGAGATATTGCTCCCGGTGACAGTGGCAAAATTGATGTTGTTTTTAATACCAACGGATATACTAATCGAGATTTTGCCAAGAGCGTATCGGTAACATCAAATGCCAAAAATGAGCCTCAGGTTACACTTTTTATCAGCGGACATGTCGTTCCTAAAAATGCAGCCCCTCCGCAGTATCCGTTTGTTTTATCAACCAATCATATTGATTATTCTGTCATTCAGCAGGGTAAAACAGCCTCCAGAACACTGGTGTTGAAAAACAACGGAGATTCAACCGTAAAAATAAACAGGTTTAGCTTTAATTGTCCCAATTGTCTGACTATTCAGGCAAATCCAATGACCATTGCCCCTAAAGACAGCGCTGTCATTACCATTACCTACAATGGAGCTGCCCATGATCCGAGAAATTTTATTGAAACCATTCGTATTTTTACCAATATTCCGGATAAAAATGCCGGCATTCTTGTTGAAAAAGGCGTAAGTGTTTATGGCGAGGTGGTGACCAAAGAAAAATACAAAGAGATTCAAAAAGCGAAGAAATTAGCAGAAAAAGAGCAGAAAAGTAAAAAATAG
- a CDS encoding hotdog fold thioesterase has protein sequence MIDTSYPVEKLNMTNKNTLSESLGIEYIEVTPLYLKARMPVDSRTVQPLRLMHGGASAALAEMTGSMAAYLSIDRENYYCVGLEMKINHIKAVRSGYVFATATPLHQGFTTQVWQIDTRDENDERVAFSVLTMAIVPLDKISRSIIRDIFKQLD, from the coding sequence ATGATAGACACCTCATACCCGGTCGAAAAATTAAATATGACCAATAAAAACACATTGTCTGAAAGCCTCGGCATCGAATATATCGAAGTAACACCCCTTTATCTGAAGGCAAGAATGCCAGTTGACAGCAGAACTGTTCAGCCACTAAGACTGATGCATGGAGGTGCTTCTGCTGCCCTTGCTGAAATGACAGGAAGTATGGCTGCATATCTTTCCATCGACAGGGAAAACTATTATTGTGTCGGGCTTGAAATGAAAATTAATCATATCAAAGCTGTCAGAAGCGGATATGTTTTTGCAACCGCAACACCGCTGCATCAAGGTTTTACTACTCAGGTCTGGCAAATTGATACCCGGGATGAAAATGACGAACGTGTTGCTTTTAGCGTTCTTACCATGGCCATTGTTCCACTTGACAAAATTTCCAGATCAATCATCCGTGATATTTTCAAACAACTGGATTGA
- the upp gene encoding uracil phosphoribosyltransferase: MQINHLGKDHSLIGSFMAELRDVVIQQDKFRFRTNIERLGKILAYEVSKTLTFEPIKVKTPLGEKIVFVPKDKIVIASILRAGLPLHQGILSYFDKAENIFIAAYRKHTEGYDFDIQLDYVSGPSVEQKILILADPMLATASSLVKVYRTLTKETKPLHTHIVSVISAVQGIRLLENELKGENVSVWTCAIDEELDQKSYIVPGLGDAGDLAFGEKL; encoded by the coding sequence ATGCAGATCAATCATTTAGGAAAAGACCATTCACTGATTGGCAGTTTCATGGCCGAGCTGAGAGATGTTGTCATTCAGCAGGACAAATTTCGTTTCAGAACAAACATTGAAAGACTGGGGAAGATTTTAGCTTACGAAGTGAGCAAAACCCTGACCTTTGAGCCAATAAAAGTAAAGACACCATTAGGTGAAAAAATAGTATTTGTTCCGAAAGATAAAATAGTCATTGCCAGTATTTTAAGGGCAGGATTGCCTCTTCATCAGGGTATTTTGTCCTATTTCGATAAAGCTGAAAACATTTTCATTGCGGCATACAGAAAACACACAGAGGGCTACGACTTTGATATTCAGCTTGATTATGTCTCGGGCCCTTCTGTTGAACAAAAAATACTGATTCTTGCCGATCCAATGCTCGCAACGGCTTCATCACTGGTGAAAGTTTACAGGACGTTGACGAAGGAAACAAAACCACTTCATACACACATTGTATCTGTTATTTCTGCTGTTCAGGGAATCAGATTACTTGAAAATGAACTGAAAGGGGAAAATGTTTCTGTCTGGACCTGCGCAATTGATGAAGAATTAGACCAGAAATCATACATTGTACCTGGTCTCGGAGATGCAGGGGATCTGGCATTTGGGGAGAAACTTTAA
- a CDS encoding deoxyribodipyrimidine photo-lyase, protein MNSSINIFWFRRDLRLSDNTGLFHALKSGLAVLPVFIFDEHIISNLNEKTDKRLSFILFYLKKIQTELEKHGSSLLVLRGTPENAFLNLIQRFPVTAVYTNRDYEPYAVDRDHKIRQLLHSYHIGFHDFKDQVIFEKDEILKPDGKPYTVFTPYSKKWKEKLKTGTIPYFPSEKLMDHFLKTQPFEFPELNCPMVTDENEWAYNLSAALLTNYEKERNFPVKNGTSGVSIHLRFGTLSVRKLVETALIYSESWLNELIWREFFMQILAHFPHVVSQSFRPAYDQISWLNNEKDFERWCRGETGYPIVDAGMRQLNETGTMHNRVRMITASFLVKHLLIDWRWGESYFASKLMDFELSSNNGNWQWAAGSGCDSAPYFRIFNPITQAEKFDTDKLYIKRWVPEWSGNKYIKPIIDHNFARERCIKTFNAALKNR, encoded by the coding sequence TTGAATTCATCCATAAATATTTTCTGGTTCAGACGTGACCTCAGGCTTTCTGATAATACAGGATTGTTCCATGCCCTAAAAAGCGGATTAGCTGTTCTTCCTGTATTTATTTTTGACGAACATATTATTTCCAACCTCAACGAAAAAACAGACAAAAGGCTCTCATTTATTCTCTTTTATCTTAAAAAAATTCAAACTGAACTGGAAAAACATGGTAGCTCTTTGCTTGTTTTAAGAGGAACTCCAGAAAATGCTTTTCTTAACCTAATCCAACGTTTTCCTGTAACAGCTGTCTATACAAACCGCGATTATGAACCTTATGCAGTTGACCGTGATCATAAAATCCGGCAACTCCTTCATTCCTATCATATTGGTTTTCACGACTTCAAAGATCAGGTAATTTTCGAAAAAGATGAAATTTTAAAACCTGACGGAAAACCTTATACCGTTTTTACCCCATACAGCAAAAAATGGAAGGAGAAACTTAAAACCGGCACCATCCCTTACTTCCCTTCTGAAAAGTTAATGGATCATTTCCTGAAAACACAACCTTTTGAATTTCCTGAACTGAATTGCCCCATGGTTACCGATGAAAATGAATGGGCATATAATCTCAGCGCTGCACTACTGACAAATTATGAAAAAGAGCGAAATTTTCCGGTAAAAAACGGCACTTCAGGCGTAAGCATTCACCTGAGGTTTGGAACTCTCAGTGTCAGAAAACTGGTTGAAACGGCTCTGATTTATTCAGAATCTTGGTTGAATGAACTGATCTGGCGGGAATTTTTTATGCAGATTCTTGCTCATTTTCCTCATGTGGTCAGCCAGTCATTTCGCCCTGCCTATGATCAAATCAGTTGGCTGAACAATGAAAAGGATTTTGAACGATGGTGCAGAGGTGAAACAGGCTATCCTATCGTGGATGCAGGCATGAGGCAACTCAATGAAACAGGGACTATGCACAACAGGGTAAGAATGATTACAGCCAGCTTTCTGGTAAAACATCTGTTAATTGACTGGCGGTGGGGCGAGTCATATTTTGCTTCAAAACTGATGGATTTTGAACTTTCATCCAACAACGGCAACTGGCAATGGGCAGCAGGCAGTGGCTGCGATTCTGCTCCTTATTTCAGAATTTTTAACCCAATTACTCAGGCCGAAAAATTTGATACTGATAAGCTTTACATTAAAAGATGGGTTCCGGAATGGTCAGGCAATAAATATATCAAGCCCATCATTGATCACAATTTTGCCAGGGAAAGATGTATAAAAACCTTTAATGCAGCATTAAAAAACAGGTAG
- a CDS encoding histidine phosphatase family protein, translated as MTNQPGEKFIYLIRHGETDFNKKGYLQGSSIDASLNEKGRIQAEHFYHKYKNVSFDKIYTSVLKRSIESVQMFINQGIPHESFAELNEINWGEMEGKLLTPAAWIKLRRIARRWGQGYTNEKIRMGESPEDVARRQRKVLELILSRQSERNILICMHGRALRIFICLLMNLPISEMDKFPHSNLGLYLMKYDYQLKKAEILIRNEHHHEKSS; from the coding sequence GTGACAAATCAACCCGGTGAAAAATTTATTTATCTGATAAGACATGGAGAAACCGACTTCAACAAAAAGGGATATTTGCAGGGATCCAGCATTGATGCATCCTTAAACGAAAAAGGCCGGATACAGGCGGAACATTTTTATCATAAGTATAAAAACGTGTCTTTTGACAAGATATATACTTCGGTGCTGAAAAGAAGTATAGAAAGTGTTCAAATGTTTATAAATCAAGGAATACCCCATGAGTCTTTTGCAGAGCTGAATGAGATCAACTGGGGAGAAATGGAAGGGAAGCTTTTAACCCCGGCTGCATGGATTAAACTGAGAAGAATTGCCAGGCGATGGGGGCAGGGATATACAAATGAAAAAATCCGGATGGGAGAAAGTCCTGAAGACGTTGCACGAAGGCAAAGGAAGGTGCTGGAGTTGATTTTATCAAGGCAAAGCGAAAGAAACATACTGATATGTATGCATGGCAGGGCACTTCGGATTTTTATCTGCCTTTTGATGAACCTGCCGATCAGCGAAATGGACAAATTTCCGCATTCAAATCTGGGGTTATATCTGATGAAGTATGATTATCAACTGAAAAAAGCAGAGATTTTAATCAGAAATGAGCATCATCATGAAAAAAGCAGTTAA
- a CDS encoding DUF1573 domain-containing protein yields the protein MKNILLAISIFVFLSGANAQQKTSATKSPKPDIYFENPSYDFGTINEGTSVEMTFKFFNSGKAPLLLKNVKPACGCTASDWPKEPIMPGKSGEIKATFHSNGYKGQNVHKSITVTTNVDDNGSDKVIVLYFKGFVK from the coding sequence ATGAAAAACATATTGTTAGCGATTTCAATTTTTGTATTTTTATCAGGTGCCAATGCACAGCAAAAGACCTCAGCAACCAAAAGTCCGAAACCTGATATTTATTTTGAAAATCCATCCTATGATTTCGGCACTATTAACGAGGGTACATCCGTTGAAATGACATTCAAGTTTTTTAATTCCGGAAAAGCTCCCTTGTTATTGAAAAACGTTAAACCTGCATGTGGATGTACAGCTTCAGATTGGCCAAAAGAGCCCATCATGCCCGGAAAGTCAGGAGAAATTAAAGCCACCTTTCATTCCAATGGATATAAGGGACAGAATGTTCATAAATCCATTACTGTAACCACCAATGTGGATGATAACGGGTCGGACAAAGTAATAGTCTTATATTTTAAAGGTTTTGTGAAATAA